One genomic window of Caballeronia sp. SBC1 includes the following:
- a CDS encoding flagellar basal body L-ring protein FlgH — translation MNSLKFAILASGMVSLAGCSGGSNSIVDMPTFAPVVVSSPLNIETGGAIFQGGNTLALYETPRAQHVGDVLTIRLSESYSANNSGDASANRSSDISAQAADQSSGAAARLAKLFNIGSASTTFKGQGAVSNTTGMTGTLAVSVIATLPTGNLVVAGDKIIAMNQNRDRLRLSGIVNPKDIEVGNYVSSSKVANARIEQAGVGMLADSTTVGWLQRMFLSVLTF, via the coding sequence ATGAACTCGTTAAAGTTTGCGATTCTGGCTAGCGGCATGGTTTCGTTAGCCGGATGCTCAGGCGGCTCGAATTCTATCGTCGATATGCCGACGTTCGCGCCGGTCGTGGTCTCAAGTCCGTTGAATATTGAAACCGGGGGCGCGATCTTCCAGGGTGGCAACACGCTAGCCTTGTACGAAACGCCTCGCGCGCAACACGTGGGCGACGTATTGACGATTCGTCTCTCGGAGTCCTATTCGGCCAATAACAGCGGCGATGCGTCAGCTAACCGTTCGAGCGACATCAGCGCGCAAGCCGCGGATCAATCCAGCGGCGCAGCGGCGCGCCTGGCCAAGCTGTTTAACATTGGGTCCGCTAGCACGACGTTCAAAGGGCAGGGGGCTGTGTCGAACACGACTGGAATGACGGGGACGCTGGCGGTGTCGGTTATCGCGACGCTGCCGACTGGGAATCTTGTGGTTGCGGGGGACAAGATCATTGCGATGAACCAGAACCGCGATCGCTTGCGGTTGTCGGGTATCGTGAATCCTAAGGACATCGAGGTTGGAAACTACGTATCGTCCAGCAAGGTTGCCAATGCGCGTATTGAGCAGGCAGGTGTCGGCATGCTCGCCGACTCAACTACGGTGGGCTGGCTGCAGCGAATGTTTCTTAGCGTGCTGACGTTCTGA
- the flhC gene encoding flagellar transcriptional regulator FlhC, producing the protein MAKKSITEDAQDVMRAAILIELGARIQVLESEVNLSRDRMIRLYQEVKGVSPPKGMLPFSVDWFLTWAPNIHASLFYNIYRFLRDLAGCSHFDALTKGYKLYLEHCERHGSYIMLSFTRAWTLVRFFDAGILQLTRCCTCTGKFVTRKQDAAHGEVCGSCQPPSRAGKSSKAVSRITEDEAAGECSTVQPDAMEELDSALSGYVDMKPAQHEASCGQTAWAGCLS; encoded by the coding sequence ATGGCGAAGAAAAGCATTACTGAAGACGCTCAAGACGTGATGCGGGCGGCCATCCTGATCGAACTCGGCGCACGTATTCAGGTGCTGGAAAGCGAAGTCAACCTCTCCCGTGACCGCATGATTCGCCTTTATCAGGAAGTAAAGGGCGTGTCACCGCCGAAGGGCATGTTGCCGTTCTCGGTCGACTGGTTCCTGACATGGGCACCGAATATTCATGCATCGCTCTTCTACAACATCTATAGATTCCTGAGGGATCTTGCGGGCTGTTCGCATTTCGATGCATTGACAAAGGGCTATAAGCTTTATCTCGAGCATTGTGAGCGTCATGGCAGCTACATCATGCTAAGCTTCACGCGCGCCTGGACGCTCGTGCGTTTCTTCGACGCCGGCATCCTGCAGTTGACCCGATGCTGCACCTGCACTGGCAAGTTCGTCACGCGCAAGCAAGACGCGGCGCACGGCGAGGTGTGCGGTAGTTGCCAGCCGCCGTCGCGGGCGGGCAAGAGCTCCAAGGCCGTTTCGCGTATCACGGAAGACGAAGCCGCAGGTGAATGCAGCACCGTACAGCCCGATGCCATGGAGGAGCTGGATTCGGCTCTATCCGGCTACGTTGACATGAAGCCGGCTCAGCACGAAGCATCCTGCGGACAGACCGCCTGGGCGGGTTGCCTGAGTTAG
- a CDS encoding DUF6726 family protein, which yields MFNLQSYKRHVRLVACLMAGVVILPMEGCAVAALPCRLASATLKIVPGVGHAAAAPFDTCADAID from the coding sequence ATGTTCAATTTGCAGTCTTATAAACGCCACGTGCGGCTGGTGGCCTGCCTGATGGCAGGCGTGGTCATATTGCCAATGGAAGGTTGCGCGGTGGCTGCGCTGCCGTGCCGCCTGGCATCGGCCACGCTTAAGATCGTGCCTGGCGTGGGTCATGCGGCCGCCGCGCCGTTTGATACATGCGCCGACGCCATCGATTGA